From a region of the Hymenobacter jejuensis genome:
- a CDS encoding YceI family protein: MNYWLLLVLYLLPLARPDAASKYSTRTGMISFFSSTFIEDIEAHNNQVGALLDLTSGQVAFSVTMKAFQFKRTLMQEHFNENYIESDKFPRSTFAGKLLNFQPTQLNQPGPQEVQVEGDLTIHGVKRHIKVPGTLELKGNQLLAKSKFIVAPADYNIEIPALVRENIAKTVEVTVSLACDPAPQQP; this comes from the coding sequence ATGAACTACTGGTTGCTACTGGTGCTGTATCTGCTCCCGCTTGCGCGTCCGGATGCGGCGAGTAAATATTCGACCCGAACCGGGATGATTTCCTTCTTCTCCAGCACGTTCATCGAAGATATTGAAGCCCACAACAACCAAGTGGGTGCCCTGCTGGACCTGACAAGTGGCCAAGTGGCTTTTTCGGTGACGATGAAGGCGTTTCAGTTTAAGCGCACGCTCATGCAGGAGCATTTCAACGAGAACTACATCGAATCGGACAAGTTTCCGCGTTCGACGTTTGCAGGCAAGCTGCTCAACTTTCAGCCTACGCAACTCAACCAGCCGGGTCCGCAGGAGGTGCAGGTAGAAGGCGATCTGACCATTCATGGGGTGAAGCGCCACATCAAGGTACCGGGCACGCTGGAGCTGAAGGGCAACCAGCTCTTGGCCAAGTCGAAGTTCATCGTGGCCCCTGCCGATTACAACATCGAGATTCCGGCGCTGGTCCGCGAAAACATTGCCAAAACTGTGGAAGTAACCGTGTCGCTGGCCTGCGACCCTGCTCCACAACAGCCTTAA
- a CDS encoding RNA polymerase sigma factor, with protein MPQPEHDLEMLLATLAGCRRADRGSQRRLYSLYYSYSMSICLRYAGTRDEAMEAVNDGFMKVFRDVSHFDPTKHETSGSFRGWLRKIMIHTAIDHYRAQEKHQHQQDLDKTAYALADEGGSALDSLSYDELLHMIHQLPPAYRTAFNLYVIDGFTHEEIANRLHISVGTSKSNLSKARAHLKDLLKKTSHHAYAGNVG; from the coding sequence GTGCCCCAACCTGAACACGACCTCGAGATGCTACTGGCCACACTGGCCGGGTGCCGGCGTGCTGACCGGGGAAGTCAGCGCCGTCTGTACTCGCTGTACTATAGCTACAGCATGAGCATCTGCCTACGCTACGCCGGCACGCGCGACGAAGCGATGGAAGCGGTCAACGACGGGTTTATGAAAGTATTCCGCGACGTGAGCCATTTCGATCCCACGAAGCACGAAACCAGCGGCTCTTTCCGCGGCTGGCTTCGCAAAATCATGATTCACACGGCCATTGACCACTACCGCGCCCAAGAAAAGCACCAACATCAGCAGGATCTGGACAAAACTGCTTACGCCCTCGCCGACGAAGGAGGCTCAGCCCTGGACTCGCTTTCTTACGACGAGCTGCTGCATATGATTCACCAACTCCCTCCGGCTTACCGCACTGCATTCAACCTGTACGTTATCGACGGTTTCACGCACGAAGAGATTGCCAACCGCCTACACATTTCGGTGGGCACTTCGAAGTCGAACCTGTCGAAAGCGAGGGCACACCTCAAGGATTTATTAAAAAAAACTAGCCACCATGCATACGCCGGAAATGTCGGATGA